In Pseudorasbora parva isolate DD20220531a chromosome 20, ASM2467924v1, whole genome shotgun sequence, a single window of DNA contains:
- the ppp1r3aa gene encoding uncharacterized protein ppp1r3aa, with product MSAEELVPSMVSCNMEPDICRDWIMKNKEEIIKLEKTVDQISEGSSADESEEVDPEPPPVAVRRKVSFADAFGLDLVSVKEYNSQDTSRPEADGKEGEEYYISCLFNIPALNQDMEVKLQQQKLELERIELLPGSTTIRGIVRVLNLCFHKAVYIRVSLDGWQSHFDLLAEYVPGSSDGETDCFSFHLVLTPPFQVEGVRVDFCLRYESAAGTFWANNGGTNYIVFCHQRRRSDPKEKEKESEREKLVEESNHKSIRSCLKTISKKIDTEKTPAEASREISEQVTPKTEEEAGITSCKYLKDCCKTLVDRRRKRQAARLAHVQDYFVQKAMETQIRCNSKTSESPTSIPSRTDLPVVHSQEGYGMDTPPILMYHQIPLLSLDWGSTTTTSPNANPSDSWQVEDHIAKSTSEIWQAFPNGTDTTNTHNDMQEQMCAPPESLGQTEVLTSRDKVVIPLEDKEAEKDNNHVSGDRTAMEIVKFDPAERSKSLSSDQVVDYHIVKEPRVATVPCSALGSEPEKVGREASRDRQAPHHEHTSGSLSQDTTKASPGEETRTAHDTETQNTEAGDGISPEECAGSFDTSKVKENTHRAVKDTLTFTGIRDVSLTNRQAEGSSSERKDINKDDSEEQVEMRELYREIHEKDTESRRKGQDETTTDHSAEIQSVSSCESEGFNESELCTSNKILNKDNSELLKNEERCFEANEGLKMKEQLNEMTIEGARAEEEEMRSETKRKLDSRAAGDKCTDREEKE from the exons ATGTCTGCGGAAGAGCTTGTACCTTCCATGGTCTCCTGCAACATGGAGCCTGACATCTGCAGGGACTGGATAATGAAAAACAAAGAGGAAATCATAAAATTAGAGAAAACGGTAGACCAGATATCAGAGGGGAGCTCTGCAGATGAATCGGAAGAGGTAGATCCTGAGCCCCCGCCGGTAGCAGTACGAAGAAAGGTGTCGTTTGCGGATGCCTTTGGTCTAGACCTGGTATCCGTGAAGGAATACAACAGCCAGGATACATCAAGGCCGGAGGCGGATGGTAAAGAGGGCGAGGAATACTACATCTCATGCCTCTTCAACATCCCAGCCTTAAACCAGGACATGGAGGTGAAACTTCAGCAgcagaagctggagctggagcgCATCGAGCTGCTCCCCGGATCCACCACGATCCGGGGCATCGTCCGAGTTCTTAACCTCTGCTTCCACAAGGCCGTCTACATCCGAGTCTCGCTGGATGGCTGGCAGAGCCACTTCGACCTGCTGGCGGAGTACGTGCCTGGGTCTAGTGATGGCGAGACGGACTGCTTCTCTTTCCATCTCGTGTTAACGCCTCCGTTCCAGGTCGAAGGGGTACGGGTGGATTTCTGTCTGAGGTATGAGAGCGCTGCTGGAACCTTCTGGGCCAACAACGGAGGGACAAACTACATTGTCTTCTGCCACCAAAGACGAAGGAGTGATccgaaagaaaaagagaaagagagtgaaAGGGAGAAGTTAGTAGAGGAGAGTAACCACAAAAGCATCAGGAGCTGCCTTAAAACTATCAG TAAAAAGATCGACACGGAGAAGACACCCGCAGAGGCGAGCAGGGAGATCTCGG AGCAAGTCACACCCAAAACAGAGGAAGAAGCAGGAATCACTTCCTGCAAATACCTTAAGGACTGCTGCAAAACTCTG GTGGATCGTCGCAGGAAACGTCAAGCTGCTCGTTTGGCACACGTACAAGACTACTTCGTTCAGAAAGCAATGGAAACCCAGATTAGATGTAATTCCAAAACAAGTGAAAGTCCCACATCCATCCCAAGTAGAACTGACTTGCCGGTTGTCCACAGTCAAGAAGGATACGGTATGGACACGCCACCTATACTGATGTACCACCAGATCCCTTTACTTTCTCTGGATTGGGGCAGTACAACAACAACCTCTCCTAATGCGAACCCTTCAGATTCCTGGCAAGTTGAAGATCACATAGCCAAATCGACTTCTGAGATCTGGCAAGCTTTTCCTAATGGCACTGACACAACAAACACTCACAATGATATGCAGGAACAAATGTGTGCTCCTCCAGAGTCACTTGGCCAAACAGAAGTTTTAACTTCAAGGGACAAAGTTGTAATTCCACTGGAAGACAAGGAAGCCGAGAAAGACAACAACCATGTGTCTGGTGACAGGACAGCAATGGAAATTGTAAAATTTGATCCCGCAGAGCGTTCAAAGAGCCTTTCTAGTGATCAGGTTGTGGATTACCATATCGTGAAAGAGCCAAGGGTCGCTACCGTACCATGTTCTGCTCTGGGATCGGAGCCAGAGAAGGTGGGAAGAGAGGCATCTCGTGACCGCCAAGCCCCACATCATGAGCACACAAGCGGATCTTTGAGTCAAGACACGACCAAGGCGAGCCCAGGGGAAGAAACTCGAACCGCACATGACACAGAGACTCAGAATACAGAAGCTGGAGATGGAATCTCACCTGAAGAATGCGCAGGCAGCTTCGACACCTCAAAGGttaaagaaaacacacacagagcggtCAAAGACACCCTGACATTTACGGGTATCAGGGATGTGTCTCTCACAAATAGACAAGCCGAGGGATCTTCTTCAGAAAGGAaagatataaataaagatgatagCGAGGAGCAGGTGGAAATGAGGGAGTTGTATAGAGAAATACATGAAAAGGACACGGAAAGCCGTCGAAAAGGACAAGATGAAACAACTACGGATCACAGCGCAGAAATACAGAGCGTTTCATCGTGTGAGAGCGAGGGATTTAATGAGAGCGAATTATGCACGTCGAACAAGATTCTTAACAAAGACAATTCAGAGCTGCTGAAAAACGAAGAGAGGTGCTTTGAGGCAAACGAAGGGCTTAAAATGAAGGAGCAACTGAATGAGATGACTATAGAAGGTGCTCGCGCTGAAGAGGAAGAAATGCGTTCGGAAACCAAACGGAAGCTCGACTCCCGAGCGGCGGGTGACAAGTGCACCGATAGAGAAGAGAAAGAGTGA